TGTCTTTAATGATGGGTGCGAATCAGTAAAGATCTGCGGCGATTTTTAGATCCAGTAAAACGGGGGTAAGTCATCAAGGAGATATGAATGAGTATTTTTGAGGCGGGAATGCTTTTGTGTTTTGGGGCGAGCTGGCCATTTTCTGTTTATAAAACCTGGAAGGCAAAAACCAACAAGGGTAAGAGTCTGATTTTTTTGTGGCTCGTATTGATCGGCTATGGCTGCGGTATTATCCATAAATTGCTGTACAGCCGTGATCTGGTCATTGCCATCTATCTGTTGAACGCCACTCTCGTTCTGGTTGATATCGTGCTTTGCACAATTTATCTTCGGCGGGGAAAAGTCAGTTAGAGTAGTGGCCCTCGCCCGAGATGCGAGATGACTCTTTGGGCGCCCATGCTTGGTCTGATTCATTTACTTGCTGATTATATAAAAACAAACATAATACGCGGCTGATGGTTTTTGAGAGCAATCAGGGAATTATATAAATTGTAAGGAGTTTATTATATGGCGAACAGTGCAGTATCAACCGAATCTTTTGGCAGCGAAAAGAAAGTCGAGCATAAGGGCCGGAAATTGAAAGTAGCCGTCGTTGGGTGCGGTGGTATTTCTGAATTACACCTGAGAACTTTTGCCAACATGCCGGAAGTCGAAATTGTGGCGGGCGTAGATATCAAGCCTGAGCGTCTGGCGGTGATGCAGGAAAAGTTCGGCATCAAAAAATTGTACAAAGACTGGAAGGTCATGCTGAAGGAAGTCAAGCCGGATGCCGTGGATGTCTGTACGCCCAATGGTGTGCATGCCCAGGCTGCGATTGATGCCTCCAATGCCGGTTGTCACGTTATCACCGAAAAGCCCATGGCCATGACTCCTGCGGAATGCGTCAAGATGATCGCGGCGGCCAAGAAGGCTGGCAAGTTGCTCGTGACCGGTTTCCAATACCGCTATCACCCTGTCACCCAGATGATCAAGCGTTTCCGTGATGAAGGCCAGTTCGGCAATATCATGTTTGTGAAATGTCAGGCGCTGCGTCGTCGTGGTATTCCCAACTGGGGCGTATAATAATTCTGAACAGGCGGTCAATATGCGACGTCAGATATTGTGTGGTGTGGGGGTTGGGATGTTGGTGGCCTGTAACGGGTGGGGTGCATTTCAGTTGCCGCCCCTGCCTTATCCCGAGAATGCGCTGGAACCCTCCATTTCGGCTCGAACGATGAGTTTCCATTATGGCAAACACCATAAGGGCTATGTGGATGCCTTGAATAAACTGATCGCGGTTTCGGAATTGGAGTCTATGCCCCTGGAAGAGATCATCAAGGTGACCACGAACTCCAAGGACAAGGATGGGCCTGCGGTTTTTAATAATGCCGCACAAATTTGGAACCACACATTCTTTTGGAACAGTATGAAGCCGAATGGTGGGGGTAAGCCATCAGGGGTATTGCTGGAAAAGATCGAAAAATCTTTCGGGAGCTTTGAGAAATTCCAGGAGGCCTTTTCCGCGGCAGCATTAAGTCAGTTTGGCAGTGGATGGGTGTGGTTGGTGATGGAGGGGGATGGCCTGCAGGTCATCAAGACGTCCAATGC
The sequence above is drawn from the bacterium genome and encodes:
- a CDS encoding Gfo/Idh/MocA family oxidoreductase, which produces MANSAVSTESFGSEKKVEHKGRKLKVAVVGCGGISELHLRTFANMPEVEIVAGVDIKPERLAVMQEKFGIKKLYKDWKVMLKEVKPDAVDVCTPNGVHAQAAIDASNAGCHVITEKPMAMTPAECVKMIAAAKKAGKLLVTGFQYRYHPVTQMIKRFRDEGQFGNIMFVKCQALRRRGIPNWGV
- a CDS encoding superoxide dismutase; the encoded protein is MLVACNGWGAFQLPPLPYPENALEPSISARTMSFHYGKHHKGYVDALNKLIAVSELESMPLEEIIKVTTNSKDKDGPAVFNNAAQIWNHTFFWNSMKPNGGGKPSGVLLEKIEKSFGSFEKFQEAFSAAALSQFGSGWVWLVMEGDGLQVIKTSNADTPLAHGQKALLCCDVWEHAYYLDYQNRRKDFVAVFLEKLVNWDFAAAQLK